In Erigeron canadensis isolate Cc75 chromosome 1, C_canadensis_v1, whole genome shotgun sequence, a single window of DNA contains:
- the LOC122585117 gene encoding cyclin-dependent kinase B2-1-like: protein MQSTKSAMEAFEKLEKVGEGAYGKVYKARDRATGQIIALKKTKLHEDEEGVPSTTLREISILRMLSYDPHIVKLMDVKQGVNKKGNTVLYLVFEYMETDVKKFIRSYRQNGDNIPPQIVKSLMYQLCKGVAFVHAHGVLHRDLKPHNLLMDPKTLRLKIADLGLARAFTVPMKKYTHEILTLWYRAPEVLLGATHYSTAVDMWSVGCIFAELVTNTAIFAGDSEIQQLLYIFRLLGTPNEEIWPGVSELKDWHEFPQWKPSLISTAVPNLDENGLKLLWNMLQCDPSKRISAKKAMEHPYFDDLDKTYL from the exons atgcaGAGTACGAAAAGCGCAATGGAGGCGTTTGAGAAGCTGGAGAAAGTCGGAGAAGGAGCATACGGCAAAGTCTACAAAGCGAGAGATCGCGCCACCGGTCAAATCATCGCTCTGAAGAAAACCAAACTTCATGAAGACGAAGAAGGCGTTCCCTCTACCACTCTTCGCGAGATCTCCATCTTGCGTATGCTTTCTTATGATCCTCATATTGTCAA GCTGATGGATGTGAAACAAGGTGTGAATAAGAAAGGGAATACTGTTCTCTACTTGGTATTTGAGTACATGGAGACCGATGTTAAGAAGTTTATCAGGTCATATCGCCAAAATGGTGATAACATTCCACCCCAAATTGTCAAG AGCTTGATGTACCAGCTTTGTAAAGGTGTTGCTTTCGTTCACGCCCATGGAGTGTTACACAG GGATCTTAAGCCCCACAATCTTTTGATGGACCCAAAGACATTGAGGCTGAAGATAGCAGATCTTGGACTTGCCCGAGCTTTTACTGTACCAATGAAGAAGTATACTCATGAG ATTTTGACCCTTTGGTATAGGGCTCCTGAAGTCCTTTTGGGTGCAACCCATTACTCAACAGCCGTTGACATGTGGTCTGTTGGATGCATATTTG CTGAACTAGTCACAAACACAGCCATATTTGCTGGAGACTCTGAGATTCAACAATTGCTGTACATTTTCAG ACTGTTGGGTACTCCCAATGAAGAAATCTGGCCAGGAGTGAGCGAGCTCAAGGACTGGCATGAGTTTCCCCAATGGAAACCCAGCCTCATTTCAACTGCTGTCCCAAATCTGGATGAAAATGGCCTCAAGCTTCTCTGG AATATGTTGCAGTGTGACCCATCAAAAAGGATCTCAGCTAAGAAAGCAATGGAACATCCGTATTTTGATGATCTTGACAAGACCTATCTTTGA